DNA from Sphingomonas sp. R1:
GCGGGATTGACGCCGGCCGCGCCCGCCACCTCCTCGCCGCCCAGATCGGCGGCGCCGCAGCCGAGCAGCGGATCGCCAGTGCCGGGGATGCCACCCGCGCCCATCGGCAATGGTTACTGGAATTTATCGACCGGCACGTCCAGCCGGAAAAATTTTCCGCGTAAATCCGCCATTTTCGGCCTTCCGGCGCGTCGTTAGCAAAGCTGCTGAACGGCGATTAACCATCATTTTTTCAGGCACTTGGCTCGCACTGCGAATCGGGCTTGCTATAAAGGTCGGGGGCCTTTTGCGGAAAACTACCTAAGGCCCCGATTAGCACTCCTTTAAGTGTTTCAGGCGAAATCTCCCCCTGTCGACGGCGCCGGAACGATCGGACCGGCGCTGAACCAGGGGAATACGAATGTCGAAGATCACGATCGCTCTCGAGGCCGCCGTCCAAACCGTCATCGAGAACTCGCCGAAGGACAGCAAGCAGACTGCCCGTCAGCGCGCAGAAGTCGATCGGGCCTTCGCTCGCATCCTGAAGCTCATCGCTCCCCGCATCCGCCACTTCATCCGCCAGTACGGCCTGACCGCGCACTGGGACGACGCCGAGCAGTGCTGCGCGATCGCCGTGCACCGTGCCATCCAGGCCTATGAGCCGGAAAAGGCGCAGTTCACCACCTTCGTCAACTGGCAGATCCGCGGCGAGCTGCAGAGCCTGCGCTTCCGCCTGATGACCGACCAGCGCCCCTCGGCGAAGAAGGTCGAGGCCACCACCGTTTCGCTGAGCGCGATGGTCAGCTCGGCGGACGGCGACGAGATGTCGCCCGAGGCGATGATCGAGGACGAGGACGCGCTGGAGCGCACCGAGAGCGCCGCATCGGACTATCTGGCCGATGGCGCGATCTCCTCGCTGATCGAGGCCTATGTCGACCATCTCCGCAAGGTCGGCATCGAGCAGCTCCGCCGCCGTCCCCGCCCGAAGCGGGAAGAAGCCGCACTGCGTCGCGAAGGCCCGCGTCTCCGCACCGCCACCCACGGCATCGATCCGGCCGAGCTGGAGAAGCTGGAAGCCAAACTGGAGCGCGACCGCGAGATCGTCGCCCGCCGCGTGTTCCAGACCGCCACGCTGGACGACCTGTCGCTCGAGACCGGCGTGACCAAGGAGCGCGTCCGCCAGATCACCAAGCGCGCCGCCAAGGTGATCGCCGAGATCGCCGCAGCCGATCCGCGCTTCTCGGTCATGGCCGAATATGGCGAGCCCGCCGCCACCAAGCGTCGCCAGCCCGCGCCGGCACGCGCCGCCACCCCGATCCTGCCGGACGCCGGCCAGCCGCACAACCTGCTCTCCAGCGTCGTCGCGATCGATCCGAAGAGCATCGAGACCGTCGTCGCCGCCGAAGCCAATCGCGAGACGATCGAGGCCGTCGCGCTTGCCGCCACGGTGCAGAACAGCGCCGCGCTGCATTGATACTCCGTTCGCGCAGCAATCGTTCTATAAAGGAAGGGTAACCCTTTCGCGGAACGACCTGATGCCTCGAGATTCCCAGACCAACGGCCGCGGCACTCAGCAGATGATGCCGCGGCCCAATTACAAGCTGACCGAACTGGCCGAGGAAATGGTGCGCTGTGCGCAGCCGCTGCTCCCGGCCGGCGGTCGGCTTTTTCTGGGTCTGCAGCAGGACATGGACGGATCGCTCCGCATGATCTGGTGGCGCGGCGACGATTTCCGCGTGATCGCCGAGATCGACGCGAGCCCCGAAGGCTTTTGCGACGAGGACAGCGACGAGGGCGCGCTGCAGGATGCGGCGAGCGCCTGCCTCACCTATCTTGCCGGCCGCTGGCCCAGCCCGCCGCGCCGGCTGGGCGTGATCACCGACGGCACCGGGGTCGCCTTTTCCCCCGAACGCCCGGCGGTTGCCGAACCCGGCTGGCTGCTAGACCATGCCGGCGGCCTGGCAACGCTCACCACCATCCTGCCGCTCGACGGCGAAGGTCCCTGTGCGCTGCTGTGCACGCCGGTGGAGGCCGCGTCGTACCACTGATGGCGGGCAGCGCGGACGCGGCGGCCTGGTAGCGCCTCGGCGAAGTGGAGGAAGTTCACGCTCGTGGCGAATTGGCGGGGCGGCTGGCCCGTCCCGGCGCGCGCCGCACCGTGTGGAGGCGAACGGGCACGGAGGCGGTGTTGTACGGAGTCAAAGAGCAGCCAGCGAGGGCGAAAACAGAACATATAGGGAACGCCAGCAAACCCGCAAGCCGGCGCCTGCCGGGGGCTGAGCGTGGCAAATGATTTCCCGACTAGACCTCCGCATAGCCTCTCGCGAGAGAGATGTCGCCGCGCTCGACCTCGACATTGAAGCAGCCATCAGGGCGCGCGTGACGCGGCGACAGGCGGACGGTCGCACCAGCAAACTCGTGATCACCCAGGACGATGCCCTCCAACGCGTCTGGATCGTCACAGCCCAGCCGGAAGGGCTCGGGGGTGTCACGCGTCATACCGTCAGCATCGAACCATCCCCACCCGGAGGTCGGTATTACATGGCGGAGGTAACCGATCATCGTTTGAGAGTGTCTCAGCCGCCAAACGACCGCAAGTGGGGCGCAAGCGGATGTGCTTGCCCCCCGGGCCCTCCCCCCGGTGACAATCCCGGCCACCCTGCTATGGCACTCGCATGGGTGAACTGATCGCGATCGAGGGCGCCGACGGCGTCGGCAAGAACACCGCCGCCAACGGGCTGTGCGCGGCGCTGCAGGCTTCGGGCCGCACCGCCACCGTGCTCGGCTTCCCGCGCTACGGCCAGACCGTCGCCGGCGTGACGATCGGCAAGATGCTCGCGGGCGAATTGCCCGTCCCCGTCACCCCGCATGCCGCCGCCGTGCTCTATGCGCTCGATCGCTTCGAGTGGCGCGACGCGTTGCTGGAGGCCCAGGCGACTCACGACGTGGTGGTGCTCGATCGCTACATCGCGTCGAACATGGCCTATCAGGGCGCCAAGCTGGGGGGCGACGAAGGCCGCGCGCTGATGGACTGGATCCTCGCGCTGGAGACCGGCCAGTTCGCTTTGCCCCGCCCGCGCCTGTCGATCTATCTCGACACGCCCTGGGACCTGGCCCGCGAACTGATCCTGCAAAAGGCGCAGCGCAGCTATACGACCCGCAGCTTCGACGAATATGAGGCGGATATCGCGCTCCAGCAGCGGGTGCGCGGCAATTACGAA
Protein-coding regions in this window:
- a CDS encoding sigma factor-like helix-turn-helix DNA-binding protein, whose protein sequence is MSKITIALEAAVQTVIENSPKDSKQTARQRAEVDRAFARILKLIAPRIRHFIRQYGLTAHWDDAEQCCAIAVHRAIQAYEPEKAQFTTFVNWQIRGELQSLRFRLMTDQRPSAKKVEATTVSLSAMVSSADGDEMSPEAMIEDEDALERTESAASDYLADGAISSLIEAYVDHLRKVGIEQLRRRPRPKREEAALRREGPRLRTATHGIDPAELEKLEAKLERDREIVARRVFQTATLDDLSLETGVTKERVRQITKRAAKVIAEIAAADPRFSVMAEYGEPAATKRRQPAPARAATPILPDAGQPHNLLSSVVAIDPKSIETVVAAEANRETIEAVALAATVQNSAALH
- a CDS encoding dTMP kinase — protein: MGELIAIEGADGVGKNTAANGLCAALQASGRTATVLGFPRYGQTVAGVTIGKMLAGELPVPVTPHAAAVLYALDRFEWRDALLEAQATHDVVVLDRYIASNMAYQGAKLGGDEGRALMDWILALETGQFALPRPRLSIYLDTPWDLARELILQKAQRSYTTRSFDEYEADIALQQRVRGNYEAMVAADLLGPWRVVRASEDGAMRAPDAIVGEILSHI